Proteins from a genomic interval of Zonotrichia leucophrys gambelii isolate GWCS_2022_RI chromosome 5, RI_Zleu_2.0, whole genome shotgun sequence:
- the PTGER2 gene encoding prostaglandin E2 receptor EP2 subtype, with the protein MNGTGGADGSAGEALPAGARPLVSALMFSAGLLGNLLALALLLRGRRGARQRPPALFHVLVLALVVTDLLGTCSVSPLVLASYHRNLTLTSLARGGHICLYFGFAMSFFGLATMLILFTMALERCLALGRPYFYERFLSPRTGLVALPAIYTFSAALCSLPLLGFGRYVQYCPGTWCFIQMHLEPHRGLDVAFSLLYATLLLLLIVAVLLCNLSVMANLARMHRRGQRSRRLAAPEQPRGAAGCGRRMFSMAEEIDHLLLLSIMTITFVICSLPFTIRAYVNKLSEAEGDHGWDLLALRFLSINPIVDPWVFAILRPPVLRLMRSVLCCQLSPAAPGGPAVSPAVTKLPARPHLCGQ; encoded by the exons ATGAACGGGACGGGCGGGGCGGACGGGAGCGCCGGGGAAGCGCTGCCGGCCGGGGCTCGCCCGCTGGTCAGCGCCCTCATGTTCTCGGCCGGGCTCCTGGGGAACCTGCTGGcgctggcgctgctgctgcggggcCGCCGCGGGGCCCGGCAGCGCCCGCCCGCGCTGTTCCACGTCCTGGTGCTGGCGCTGGTGGTCACCGACCTGCTGGGCACCTGCTCCGTCAGCCCCTTGGTGCTGGCCTCCTACCACCGAAACCTCACCCTGACCAGCCTGGCCCGCGGAGGGCACATCTGCCTCTACTTCGGCTTCGCCATGAGCTTCTTCGGCCTCGCCACCATGCTCATCCTCTTCACCATGGCGCTGGAGCgctgcctggccctggggcGCCCCTACTTCTACGAGCGCTTCCTGAGCCCCCGCACGGGCTTGGTGGCCCTGCCGGCCATCTACACCTTCTCGGCCGCCCTGTGCTCGCTGCCGCTGCTGGGCTTCGGGCGCTACGTGCAGTACTGCCCCGGCACCTGGTGCTTCATCCAGATGCACCTGGAGCCGCACCGAGGGCTGGACGTGGCCTTCTCGCTGCTGTACgccacgctgctgctgctgctgatcgTGGCCGTGCTGCTGTGCAACCTGAGCGTGATGGCGAACCTGGCCCGCATGCACCGCCGCGGGCAGAGGAGCCGCAGGCTGGCCGCCCCCGAGCAGCCCCGAGGGGCCGCGGGCTGCGGGCGGCGGATGTTCTCCATGGCCGAGGAGATCGaccacctgctgctgctctccatcatgACCATCACCTTCGTcatctgctccctgcccttcaCG ATCCGCGCCTACGTGAACAAGCTCAGCGAGGCCGAGGGCGACCACGGCTGGGACCTGCTGGCCCTGCGTTTCCTGTCCATCAACCCCATCGTGGACCCCTGGGTGTTCGCCATCCTGCGGCCGCCCGTGCTGCGCCTCATGCGCTCcgtgctctgctgccagctcagccccgcggcccccggcggccccgccgtgtccccggcTGTCACAAAGCTGCCAGCACGGCCACACCTCTGTGGGCAGTAG